From one Pseudomonas fluorescens genomic stretch:
- a CDS encoding histone deacetylase family protein, whose protein sequence is MPLPLIYHDDYSPDFPAEHRFPMDKFRLLRDHLVASGLTTDAALLRPEICPNDILALAHDRAYIERYMHGELSREDQRRLGLPWSEALARRTVRAVGGSLLAAEQALEHGIACHLAGGTHHAHYDHPAGFCIFNDLAVISHYLLEAGRVHKVLIFDCDVHQGDGTARILHDTPDAITVSLHCEQNFPARKAESDWDIPLPRGMGDQAYLKVVDDALNYLLALYRPDLVLYDAGVDVHKDDALGYLQLTDEGVAARDESVLRHCLGRDIPVVGVIGGGYSKDREALARRHGILHHSASRVLGYSQ, encoded by the coding sequence ATGCCCCTGCCGCTGATCTACCACGACGACTACAGCCCGGACTTCCCCGCCGAGCACCGCTTTCCGATGGACAAGTTCCGCCTGTTGCGCGATCACCTGGTCGCCAGCGGCCTGACCACGGACGCGGCGCTGCTACGCCCCGAGATTTGCCCCAACGACATCCTCGCCCTGGCCCATGACCGCGCCTATATCGAGCGCTACATGCACGGCGAGCTGTCGCGTGAAGACCAGCGCCGCCTCGGCCTGCCCTGGAGCGAAGCCCTGGCGCGGCGTACCGTACGTGCGGTGGGCGGCTCGCTGCTGGCTGCAGAACAGGCGCTGGAGCATGGCATCGCCTGTCACCTGGCAGGTGGCACCCATCACGCGCACTACGATCACCCAGCCGGTTTCTGCATCTTCAATGACCTGGCAGTGATCAGCCATTACCTGCTGGAAGCCGGGCGGGTGCACAAGGTGCTGATCTTCGATTGCGACGTGCACCAGGGCGACGGTACTGCGCGTATCCTCCACGACACCCCTGACGCCATCACCGTGTCGCTGCATTGCGAGCAGAACTTTCCGGCGCGCAAGGCCGAGAGTGACTGGGACATCCCCCTGCCACGCGGCATGGGCGACCAGGCCTACCTGAAGGTGGTCGATGACGCGCTCAACTACTTGCTGGCGCTGTATCGCCCGGACCTGGTGCTGTACGACGCCGGGGTCGATGTGCACAAGGACGACGCCCTGGGTTACCTGCAACTCACCGATGAAGGCGTCGCCGCGCGTGACGAGAGCGTGTTGCGCCACTGCCTGGGGCGGGACATCCCGGTCGTCGGGGTGATTGGCGGCGGCTACAGCAAGGACCGCGAGGCCCTCGCCCGCCGTCACGGGATACTGCACCACAGCGCCAGCCGCGTGCTGGGTTACTCACAATGA
- a CDS encoding GNAT family N-acetyltransferase encodes MTPILQLESARLLLRQWQDDDLTEFAAMCADPMVMRYFPAPLTRVESAALIGRIRGHFNEYGYGLWALERKDTGAFIGMTGLLNVSFAADFAPAVEIGWRLARRHWGLGFASEAAWTSLRCAFAQLGLEQVVSFTTESNLPSQKVMQAIGMQQDLAGSFEHPKLEPGDPLRPHVLYRIDRAQWQATLRG; translated from the coding sequence ATGACCCCGATACTGCAACTGGAAAGCGCACGGCTACTGCTGCGCCAATGGCAGGATGACGACCTCACGGAATTTGCCGCGATGTGCGCCGACCCAATGGTGATGCGCTACTTCCCCGCACCCTTGACCCGAGTCGAGAGCGCCGCGCTGATCGGCCGGATTCGCGGCCACTTCAATGAATACGGCTATGGCCTGTGGGCCCTGGAGCGCAAGGATACCGGCGCGTTCATCGGCATGACCGGCCTGCTCAATGTGAGTTTTGCCGCCGACTTCGCCCCGGCGGTGGAGATCGGCTGGCGCCTGGCCCGGCGTCATTGGGGGCTGGGGTTCGCCAGTGAAGCGGCCTGGACCAGCCTGCGTTGCGCCTTCGCGCAACTGGGCCTGGAACAGGTGGTGTCATTCACCACCGAGAGCAACCTGCCGTCGCAAAAAGTCATGCAGGCCATTGGCATGCAGCAGGACCTGGCCGGCAGCTTCGAACACCCCAAGCTAGAGCCTGGCGACCCCTTGCGACCGCATGTGCTGTACCGCATCGACCGTGCCCAGTGGCAGGCCACCCTGCGCGGCTGA
- the tesB gene encoding acyl-CoA thioesterase II yields MSHVLDDLVDLLSLESIEENLFRGRSQDLGFRQLYGGQVLGQSLSAASQTVEEARHVHSLHGYFLRPGDASMPVVYSVDRVRDGGSFSTRRVTAIQKGKTIFTCSASFQYDEEGFEHQSQMPKVVGPESLPSEVELAKRMADRLPEAIRDKMLCAKPIEMRPVTAEDPFNPKPGDPVKYVWFRADGNLPDVPALHKYMLAYASDFGLLTTSLLPHGKSVWQKDMQIASLDHALWFHGNLRADEWLLYAMDSPWAGNARGFARGSIYNQAGQLVASSCQEGLIRHRQDWQ; encoded by the coding sequence ATGAGCCACGTGTTGGACGATCTGGTTGACCTGCTGAGCCTGGAATCGATCGAGGAAAACCTGTTCCGCGGGCGAAGCCAGGACCTGGGTTTCCGCCAGTTGTACGGTGGCCAGGTGCTGGGCCAGTCGTTGTCGGCGGCCAGCCAGACCGTCGAAGAGGCGCGCCACGTGCACTCGTTGCACGGATACTTCCTGCGCCCGGGCGATGCCAGCATGCCGGTGGTCTATTCGGTCGACCGGGTGCGCGATGGCGGCAGCTTCAGCACCCGGCGGGTGACGGCGATCCAGAAGGGCAAGACCATCTTCACCTGCAGCGCCTCGTTCCAGTACGACGAAGAAGGCTTCGAGCACCAGAGCCAGATGCCCAAGGTGGTCGGCCCGGAGAGCCTGCCGTCGGAAGTCGAATTGGCCAAGCGCATGGCCGACCGCCTGCCTGAAGCCATCCGCGACAAGATGCTCTGCGCCAAGCCGATCGAAATGCGCCCGGTGACCGCCGAAGACCCGTTCAACCCCAAGCCGGGTGACCCGGTGAAGTACGTCTGGTTCCGCGCCGATGGCAACCTGCCGGATGTGCCGGCCTTGCACAAGTACATGCTCGCCTACGCCTCGGACTTTGGTCTGCTGACCACCTCGCTGCTGCCCCATGGCAAATCGGTGTGGCAGAAGGACATGCAGATCGCCAGCCTTGATCACGCGCTGTGGTTCCACGGCAACCTGCGCGCCGATGAGTGGCTGTTGTACGCCATGGACAGCCCGTGGGCCGGCAATGCCCGTGGTTTTGCCCGCGGCAGTATCTACAATCAAGCCGGACAACTGGTGGCCTCGTCGTGCCAGGAAGGCCTGATTCGTCATCGCCAGGATTGGCAATGA
- a CDS encoding HAD family hydrolase, which yields MSLQQIRHWVFDMDGTLTVAVHDFAAIKEALEIPQNHDILTHLAALPAAEAAAKHAWLLEHERELAIGSRPAAGAVELVRDLAARGCQLGILTRNARELAHITLEAIGLADCFAVEHIVGRDEAPPKPHPGGLLKLAQAWDVAPTEMVMVGDYRFDLDCGRAAGARTILVNLPDNPWPELADWHAADCRALQVMLDN from the coding sequence ATGAGCCTGCAGCAGATTCGCCACTGGGTGTTCGACATGGACGGCACCCTGACCGTTGCCGTGCATGATTTTGCGGCGATCAAGGAGGCGCTGGAAATTCCCCAGAACCATGACATCCTTACTCACCTGGCTGCCTTGCCGGCTGCTGAAGCCGCGGCCAAGCATGCCTGGTTGCTGGAGCATGAGCGTGAATTGGCGATTGGTTCGCGCCCGGCCGCAGGGGCTGTGGAGTTGGTTCGCGATCTGGCTGCGCGTGGGTGCCAGCTAGGCATCCTTACCCGCAATGCCCGGGAGCTTGCGCATATCACCCTGGAGGCGATCGGCCTGGCCGACTGCTTTGCCGTCGAGCATATCGTCGGTCGCGATGAAGCACCGCCCAAACCACACCCGGGTGGCTTGTTGAAGCTGGCCCAAGCCTGGGACGTGGCGCCGACCGAGATGGTCATGGTCGGCGACTACCGTTTTGACCTGGACTGCGGCCGGGCAGCGGGAGCGCGGACGATTCTGGTCAACCTGCCGGACAACCCGTGGCCGGAACTGGCCGACTGGCATGCGGCGGATTGCCGGGCGTTGCAGGTGATGCTCGACAATTGA
- a CDS encoding TonB-dependent siderophore receptor, whose amino-acid sequence MTPTCPRAPRPLVRAVHLALFGLTLAPLPLLALLPAQAMAQSASTQFQIAPGPLGTTLSLFATRANITLSFDARQTQGQQSAGLQGNYSVEEGLARLLSGTGLQAQRQSNGGYVLVPVSSGATMELGATSINAQGLGETTEGTHSYTTAATRTATKLPLSIRETPQTITVVTRQQMDDQGAQSISDVLRNTPGVSAQTYDSDRTEFSSRGLVITNYQYDGVNTVYDGVYGEGTAHVDMAIYDRVEVLKGATGLMTGSGDPSATVNLIRKKPTAQFQGSLTGSAGSWDNYRGEVDVSGPINSSGSVRGRFVSAQQDKKGYQDHYQQSKEVYYGILEADITPDTLLTVGIDQQTTTPRGSSWTGNPVYYTDGGRTDFSRSFNPGADWSRRDFQNRTYFASLEQALANDWSLKLSVNQLQSDHDTRLASASGGAPDRNGDGMYFFWGRWEGHRVQNSADLNLSGPFTLFGRQHDLVVGLDTNHSRQTGATWDTSEFTMVPGSIFDWDGHIGVPNFPKNGKYEQKKSQNGAYIATRLHPTDDLSVILGTRVSTFKYSDNYDYDGLNPTFADSQSGYKQHGVVTPYAGVVYDLDDTYSVYASYTSIYQPQSNKDINGATLDPVEGDSYETGLKAAYFDGKLNASLALFRIEQDNVAESIGTNPATNEGIYKATSGATTQGIELEVAGELQEGWNLSAGYTYARSRDADEQRIYGFPMSTSKPEHLVRMFTTYRLPGVLDKVTVGGGINWQSAFYGKIYNRSVNDYTFIKQGGYTLVDLMTRYQYNEQLSFTVNANNVFDKRYLTGLGNFDTTYYGDPRNVMLTTRWEF is encoded by the coding sequence ATGACCCCGACTTGTCCGCGCGCACCCCGCCCTCTGGTTCGCGCTGTCCACCTGGCGCTGTTCGGCCTGACCCTGGCGCCCCTGCCACTGCTCGCGCTGCTACCGGCCCAGGCCATGGCGCAGAGCGCCAGCACGCAGTTCCAGATCGCCCCGGGCCCGCTGGGCACCACCCTGAGCCTGTTCGCCACGCGCGCCAACATCACCCTGTCGTTCGATGCGCGCCAGACCCAGGGCCAGCAGTCGGCCGGCCTGCAAGGCAACTACTCGGTCGAAGAAGGCCTGGCCCGCCTGCTCAGCGGCACCGGTCTGCAGGCCCAGCGTCAGTCCAACGGCGGCTACGTGCTGGTGCCCGTTAGCAGCGGCGCAACGATGGAACTGGGCGCCACCAGCATCAACGCCCAGGGTCTTGGTGAGACCACCGAGGGGACCCATTCCTACACCACGGCGGCGACCCGTACCGCGACCAAGCTGCCGCTGTCGATCCGCGAGACGCCACAAACCATCACCGTGGTCACCCGCCAGCAGATGGACGACCAGGGCGCCCAGAGTATTTCCGATGTGCTGCGCAATACCCCCGGCGTGTCGGCGCAAACCTATGACAGCGACCGTACCGAGTTTTCCAGCCGTGGCCTGGTGATCACCAACTACCAGTACGACGGCGTCAACACCGTATATGACGGTGTGTACGGCGAAGGTACCGCGCATGTCGACATGGCCATCTATGACCGGGTGGAGGTGCTCAAAGGCGCGACCGGCCTGATGACCGGCTCCGGCGACCCGTCGGCCACGGTCAACCTGATCCGCAAAAAGCCTACCGCGCAGTTCCAGGGTTCGCTTACCGGCAGCGCCGGCAGCTGGGATAACTACCGTGGCGAAGTCGATGTCTCCGGCCCGATCAACAGCAGCGGCAGCGTGCGCGGGCGCTTCGTCAGCGCCCAGCAGGACAAAAAGGGCTACCAGGACCATTACCAGCAGAGCAAAGAGGTGTACTACGGCATCCTCGAAGCCGACATCACCCCAGACACCCTGCTGACCGTCGGCATCGACCAGCAGACCACCACGCCGCGTGGCAGCTCCTGGACCGGCAACCCGGTGTACTACACCGACGGCGGCCGCACCGATTTCTCCCGCTCGTTCAACCCGGGCGCCGACTGGAGCCGCCGCGACTTCCAGAACCGCACCTACTTTGCCTCGCTGGAACAGGCGCTGGCCAACGACTGGTCGCTCAAGCTCAGCGTCAACCAGCTGCAAAGCGACCACGACACCCGACTGGCCTCAGCCAGTGGCGGTGCGCCGGATCGCAATGGCGACGGCATGTACTTCTTCTGGGGCCGCTGGGAAGGCCATCGGGTGCAGAACAGCGCCGACCTGAACCTCTCCGGCCCGTTCACCCTGTTCGGTCGCCAGCATGACCTGGTCGTCGGCCTGGACACCAACCATTCACGCCAGACCGGCGCCACCTGGGACACCAGCGAATTCACCATGGTGCCAGGCAGTATCTTTGACTGGGACGGTCACATCGGCGTGCCGAACTTCCCGAAAAACGGCAAGTACGAGCAAAAGAAAAGCCAGAACGGCGCCTACATCGCCACCCGCCTGCACCCGACCGACGACCTCTCGGTGATCCTCGGCACCCGGGTCAGCACCTTCAAGTACAGCGACAACTACGATTACGACGGCCTCAACCCGACCTTCGCGGACAGCCAGTCCGGCTACAAGCAGCACGGTGTAGTGACTCCGTACGCAGGTGTTGTCTATGACCTGGACGACACCTACTCGGTGTACGCGAGCTACACCTCGATCTACCAACCACAGAGCAACAAAGACATCAACGGCGCCACCCTCGACCCGGTCGAAGGCGACAGCTACGAAACCGGCCTGAAAGCGGCCTACTTCGATGGCAAGCTCAACGCCAGCCTGGCGCTGTTTCGCATCGAGCAGGACAACGTTGCCGAGTCGATCGGCACCAACCCTGCGACCAACGAAGGCATCTACAAAGCCACCAGCGGCGCCACCACCCAGGGCATCGAACTGGAAGTTGCCGGTGAATTGCAGGAAGGCTGGAACCTCTCGGCAGGCTATACCTATGCCCGCTCGCGCGATGCCGACGAGCAGCGCATCTATGGCTTCCCGATGAGCACCAGCAAGCCCGAGCACCTGGTGCGGATGTTCACCACCTATCGCCTGCCGGGGGTACTGGACAAGGTGACCGTGGGCGGTGGGATCAACTGGCAGAGCGCGTTCTACGGCAAGATCTACAACCGTTCGGTGAACGACTACACCTTCATCAAGCAAGGCGGCTACACCCTGGTCGACCTGATGACCCGTTACCAGTACAACGAACAGCTGAGTTTCACGGTCAATGCCAACAACGTGTTCGACAAGCGCTACCTGACCGGGCTGGGCAACTTCGATACCACCTACTACGGTGATCCGCGCAATGTGATGCTGACTACGCGCTGGGAGTTCTGA
- a CDS encoding FecR domain-containing protein, whose product MAQPLDYRTLEAAATWYVQLNAAPPSDAQLQAWQDWLGKSQAHAQAWARVEKLQRQLGRLPADVALPTLTGVRARRRAVLKTLALLMAVGATGWAVRQSTPGQVWMAELRTGKGQRRQVRLDDGSQLELNTDSAVDIRYDGQQRLLRLYSGEIMVQTARDSAARPFIVETAEGRVRALGTRFNVRSDNGLSRVSVLEHAVEVRPLDQPLLMLRLEAGQSVNFDRRQIAAASTALPGTGAWTQGMLTVIEWRLGDFISELRRYRPGILRCAEGIADLRLSGAFRLEDTDTILENLDASLPVRVRYMTRYWVSIEAV is encoded by the coding sequence ATGGCCCAGCCGCTGGACTATCGCACCCTCGAAGCTGCCGCCACCTGGTACGTGCAGCTCAATGCTGCGCCACCCAGCGATGCGCAGTTGCAGGCCTGGCAAGACTGGCTGGGCAAAAGCCAGGCCCATGCCCAGGCCTGGGCGCGGGTCGAAAAGCTGCAGCGTCAGCTGGGCCGCCTGCCGGCCGATGTCGCCCTGCCGACCCTGACCGGCGTACGCGCCAGGCGCCGCGCCGTGCTCAAGACCCTGGCCCTGCTCATGGCCGTCGGCGCAACCGGCTGGGCCGTACGGCAAAGCACCCCGGGCCAGGTGTGGATGGCCGAGCTGCGCACCGGTAAAGGCCAGCGCCGCCAGGTACGCCTCGACGATGGCAGCCAACTTGAACTGAACACCGACAGCGCGGTGGATATCCGCTACGACGGCCAGCAACGCCTGCTGCGCCTGTACAGTGGTGAAATCATGGTGCAGACCGCCCGTGACAGCGCGGCTCGCCCATTCATCGTCGAAACCGCTGAAGGCCGGGTGCGCGCCCTGGGCACACGCTTCAATGTGCGCAGCGACAATGGCCTGAGCCGGGTCAGCGTGCTCGAACACGCGGTAGAGGTACGCCCCCTCGACCAGCCGCTGTTGATGCTGCGCCTGGAGGCCGGGCAAAGCGTCAATTTCGATCGCAGGCAGATTGCCGCCGCCAGCACCGCCCTGCCCGGCACCGGCGCCTGGACCCAAGGCATGCTGACGGTGATCGAATGGCGCCTGGGTGATTTCATCAGCGAACTGCGCCGCTACCGCCCCGGCATATTGCGCTGCGCCGAGGGCATCGCCGACTTGCGTCTGTCTGGCGCCTTTCGCCTCGAGGACACCGACACCATCCTGGAAAACCTCGATGCGTCGTTGCCGGTCAGGGTGCGCTACATGACCCGCTACTGGGTCAGCATTGAAGCTGTCTGA
- a CDS encoding sigma-70 family RNA polymerase sigma factor: MPAPDHAALHALYSEHNGWLKNWLRARLGNASDAADLAQDTFIRVLNARNADTIREPRSYLGAIAHALMIDKFRRKALEQAYLDELVLRPERVAESPESRLLILETLLAVDQMLDGLGERTRNIFLAVQLEGLSYVATAERLGVSVTTVKKHLIRAMTHCLLLTDD; encoded by the coding sequence ATGCCCGCTCCCGATCATGCTGCCCTGCACGCGCTCTACAGCGAACATAACGGTTGGTTGAAAAACTGGCTGCGCGCCCGCCTGGGCAACGCCAGCGATGCCGCCGACCTTGCCCAGGACACTTTTATCCGGGTATTGAACGCGCGCAATGCAGACACCATTCGCGAGCCGCGCAGCTACCTGGGCGCCATTGCCCATGCCCTGATGATCGACAAGTTTCGCCGCAAAGCGCTCGAACAGGCCTACCTGGACGAATTGGTGCTGCGCCCGGAACGGGTTGCCGAATCGCCGGAAAGCCGCTTGCTGATTCTCGAAACCCTGCTGGCGGTGGACCAGATGCTTGATGGCCTGGGCGAGCGCACGCGTAACATCTTCCTGGCCGTGCAGCTCGAAGGCCTGAGTTATGTAGCCACCGCCGAGCGCCTGGGGGTGTCGGTGACCACGGTGAAAAAGCACCTGATCCGCGCCATGACCCACTGCCTGCTGCTGACGGACGACTGA
- a CDS encoding zinc-dependent alcohol dehydrogenase family protein — MTSRAIIVQTGGGYDKVQVGTREAAAPQAGEISVRLHANSLNYHDFAVVSGMWGPTAPRIPMADGAGVVTAVGAGVSEFAVGDSVVSTFFPDWLDGQPLVEGFATVPGDGIDGYAREQVTARATSFTHAPKGYSHAQAATLTTAGLTAWRALMADDSLKPGDTVLVQGTGGVSIFALQFAKLAGATVIATSSSDDKLERLKALGADHLINYRTTPAWGEKVRQLTADRGVDHVIEVGGPATLEQSMIAARIGGHVSLIGILSGVAGNLPLVQALVRQIRLQGVLVGSRAQQQAMIRAIDGNGLRPVVDKTFDLEQIVEAFRYQESNQHFGKICLSI, encoded by the coding sequence ATGACCAGCAGGGCCATTATCGTCCAGACCGGCGGTGGTTACGACAAGGTGCAAGTAGGCACCCGTGAGGCAGCCGCCCCGCAGGCTGGCGAAATCAGCGTGCGCCTGCACGCCAACTCACTCAACTATCACGACTTCGCCGTGGTCAGCGGCATGTGGGGGCCCACTGCGCCGCGTATTCCCATGGCCGACGGTGCTGGCGTGGTGACCGCGGTGGGCGCTGGCGTGAGCGAATTCGCCGTGGGCGATTCGGTGGTCAGCACCTTCTTCCCTGACTGGCTGGACGGCCAGCCGTTGGTCGAAGGTTTCGCCACGGTGCCGGGCGACGGCATCGATGGTTACGCCCGCGAACAGGTCACCGCCCGCGCAACTTCTTTCACCCATGCGCCCAAGGGGTACAGCCACGCGCAAGCGGCGACCCTGACCACCGCCGGCCTCACCGCCTGGCGTGCCTTGATGGCCGATGACTCGCTCAAGCCGGGCGATACCGTGCTGGTGCAAGGCACCGGTGGCGTGTCGATTTTCGCCCTGCAGTTTGCCAAGCTGGCGGGGGCCACGGTGATCGCCACGTCCTCCAGCGATGATAAGCTCGAACGCCTCAAGGCCCTCGGCGCCGACCACCTGATCAACTACCGCACAACCCCGGCCTGGGGCGAGAAGGTGCGCCAGCTCACTGCCGACCGCGGTGTCGATCATGTGATCGAAGTGGGCGGCCCGGCGACCCTGGAGCAGTCGATGATCGCTGCACGTATTGGTGGCCATGTGTCGCTGATCGGCATCCTCTCTGGTGTGGCGGGCAACCTGCCGTTGGTCCAGGCGCTGGTACGGCAGATCCGCCTGCAAGGCGTGCTGGTCGGCAGCCGCGCCCAGCAGCAGGCAATGATTCGCGCCATCGATGGTAATGGCCTGCGCCCGGTGGTCGACAAGACCTTCGACCTGGAACAGATCGTCGAAGCCTTCCGCTACCAGGAAAGCAACCAGCACTTCGGCAAGATCTGCCTGAGCATCTGA
- a CDS encoding LysR substrate-binding domain-containing protein: MNYRHLTPSMSLLLAFEAAARHESYTRAATELSLTQSAVSRQVQALEQQLGLTLFRREGRQVRLTDVGRLYQREMSEALGRIRSATLQAMAYQSGEGSLRLATLPTFGSKWLLPRLHEFYKLHPGMLVHINSRIEAIDFETSGIDAAIVVGNADVPGLVCHRLHAEELLVILSPDTAASQVDWSPARLREQLLLNVANNPNAWGEWFSHHGLAHRSMRLGPSFELTSHLIQAVRAGIGIGLVPRILVADELASGELVSVGAPFASQRSYYLIYPPRNQSLASLTAFRGWLLGQI; the protein is encoded by the coding sequence ATGAATTACCGCCATCTCACGCCATCAATGTCATTGCTGCTGGCGTTCGAAGCCGCCGCCCGGCATGAAAGCTATACCCGCGCCGCCACCGAGCTGTCACTAACCCAGAGCGCGGTGAGCCGCCAGGTGCAGGCCCTGGAGCAGCAACTGGGCCTGACGCTGTTCCGCCGCGAAGGCCGTCAGGTGCGCCTGACCGATGTCGGCCGGCTGTATCAGCGGGAGATGAGCGAAGCCCTGGGCCGGATCCGTAGCGCCACCTTGCAGGCCATGGCCTATCAGTCCGGCGAAGGCAGCCTGCGCCTGGCGACCCTGCCAACTTTCGGTTCCAAGTGGTTGCTGCCGCGCCTGCATGAGTTCTACAAACTGCACCCCGGCATGCTCGTGCATATCAATTCACGCATCGAAGCCATCGACTTTGAAACCAGCGGCATCGACGCGGCCATCGTCGTCGGCAATGCCGATGTGCCGGGGCTGGTCTGTCATCGCCTGCATGCCGAAGAGTTGCTGGTGATCCTGTCGCCGGACACCGCCGCCAGCCAGGTCGACTGGTCACCGGCACGCCTGCGTGAGCAGTTGCTGCTCAATGTGGCCAACAACCCCAATGCCTGGGGCGAATGGTTTTCCCATCATGGCCTGGCGCACCGCAGCATGCGCCTGGGGCCGAGCTTCGAGCTGACTTCGCACCTGATCCAGGCCGTGCGCGCCGGCATCGGCATCGGCCTGGTGCCGCGCATTCTGGTGGCCGACGAGCTGGCCAGCGGAGAGCTGGTCAGTGTCGGTGCGCCCTTTGCCAGCCAGCGCAGCTATTACCTGATCTACCCGCCGCGCAACCAGTCGCTGGCGTCGTTGACGGCGTTTCGCGGCTGGTTGCTGGGGCAGATCTGA